The Panthera leo isolate Ple1 chromosome C2, P.leo_Ple1_pat1.1, whole genome shotgun sequence genome window below encodes:
- the CLDND1 gene encoding claudin domain-containing protein 1 isoform X1, giving the protein MEGAGSAGKCVRGGAGRVGCCGLSLRVKLAEQEDGRLNARMDNRFATAFVIACVLSLISTIYMAASIGTDFWYEYRSPIQENSSDLAKSIWTDFESDEADEKTYNDALFRFNGTVGLWRRCITIPPNAYGYSSPERTESFDATKCMSFTLNEQFMEKFVDPGNHNSGIDLLRTYLWRCQFLLPFVSLGLMCFGAVIGLCACICRSLYPTIATGILHLLAGLCTLGSVSCYVAGIELLHQKLELPENVSGEFGWSFCLACVSAPLQFMASALFIWAAHTNRKEYTLMKAYRVA; this is encoded by the exons ATGGAGGGGGCGGGATCTGCAGGGAAGTGCGTCAGAGGAGGCGCGGGGAGAGTAGGGTGCTGTGGTCTGAGCTTGAGGGTGAAGCTGGCGGAGCAGGAGGATGGGCG TCTGAATGCCAGAATGGATAACCGTTTTGCTACAGCATTTGTAATTGCTTGTGTGCTTAGCCTCATTTCCACCATCTACATGGCAGCCTCGATTGGCACAGACTTCTGGTATGAATATCGAAGTCCAATTCAAGAAAATTCCAGTGATTTGGCCAAAAGCATCTGGACCGACTTCGAGAGTGATGAGGCAGATGAAAAGACTTATAATGATGCGCTTTTCCGATTTAATGGCACAGTGGGATTGTGGAGACGGTGTATCACTATACCTCCAAACGCATATGGGTATAGCTCACCAGAAAGGACag AGTCATTTGATGCCACAAAATGCATGAGTTTCACGCTAAATGAGCAGTTCATGGAGAAATTTGTTGATCCTGGAAACCACAATAGTGGAATTGATCTGCTTCGGACCT aTCTTTGGCGTTGCCAGTTCCTCTTACCTTTTGTCAGTCTGGGTTTGATGTGCTTTGGAGCCGTAATTGGACTTTGTGCTTGCATCTGCCGGAGTTTGTATCCCACCATTGCCACAGGCATTCTGCATCTCCTTGCAG GGCTGTGCACACTGGGCTCAGTGAGTTGTTATGTTGCTGGGATTGAACTACTCCACCAGAAACTAGAACTACCTGAGAACGTGTCTGGTGAATTTGGATGGTCCTTCTGCCTGGCGTGTGTCTCAGCTCCCCTACAGTTCATGGCTTCTGCCCTCTTCATCTGGGCTGCTCACACCAATCGGAAAGAGTACACCTTAATGAAGGCCTATCGTGTGGCATGA
- the CLDND1 gene encoding claudin domain-containing protein 1 isoform X2, producing MDNRFATAFVIACVLSLISTIYMAASIGTDFWYEYRSPIQENSSDLAKSIWTDFESDEADEKTYNDALFRFNGTVGLWRRCITIPPNAYGYSSPERTESFDATKCMSFTLNEQFMEKFVDPGNHNSGIDLLRTYLWRCQFLLPFVSLGLMCFGAVIGLCACICRSLYPTIATGILHLLAGLCTLGSVSCYVAGIELLHQKLELPENVSGEFGWSFCLACVSAPLQFMASALFIWAAHTNRKEYTLMKAYRVA from the exons ATGGATAACCGTTTTGCTACAGCATTTGTAATTGCTTGTGTGCTTAGCCTCATTTCCACCATCTACATGGCAGCCTCGATTGGCACAGACTTCTGGTATGAATATCGAAGTCCAATTCAAGAAAATTCCAGTGATTTGGCCAAAAGCATCTGGACCGACTTCGAGAGTGATGAGGCAGATGAAAAGACTTATAATGATGCGCTTTTCCGATTTAATGGCACAGTGGGATTGTGGAGACGGTGTATCACTATACCTCCAAACGCATATGGGTATAGCTCACCAGAAAGGACag AGTCATTTGATGCCACAAAATGCATGAGTTTCACGCTAAATGAGCAGTTCATGGAGAAATTTGTTGATCCTGGAAACCACAATAGTGGAATTGATCTGCTTCGGACCT aTCTTTGGCGTTGCCAGTTCCTCTTACCTTTTGTCAGTCTGGGTTTGATGTGCTTTGGAGCCGTAATTGGACTTTGTGCTTGCATCTGCCGGAGTTTGTATCCCACCATTGCCACAGGCATTCTGCATCTCCTTGCAG GGCTGTGCACACTGGGCTCAGTGAGTTGTTATGTTGCTGGGATTGAACTACTCCACCAGAAACTAGAACTACCTGAGAACGTGTCTGGTGAATTTGGATGGTCCTTCTGCCTGGCGTGTGTCTCAGCTCCCCTACAGTTCATGGCTTCTGCCCTCTTCATCTGGGCTGCTCACACCAATCGGAAAGAGTACACCTTAATGAAGGCCTATCGTGTGGCATGA
- the GPR15 gene encoding G-protein coupled receptor 15 isoform X1, translated as MDPEATAVFLDYFYATSQNPDIEENHSRVAYTSVFLPIFYAVVFLTGVLGNLVLMSALHFKRGSRRLIDIFIINLAVSDFIFLVTLPLWVDKEASLGLWRTGSFLCKGSSYMISVNMHCNVFLLTCMSVDRYLAIMRPAVSRKFRRRDCAYGVCASVWFISCLLGLPTLLSRELTLIDDKPYCAERSATPIKLTWALVALIFTFFVPLVSIVTCYCCITRKLYAHYQQSGKHNKKLRKSIKIIFIVVAAFVFSWLPFNTFKLLAIVSGLQQEVYFSSSFIQLGMESQISCNIPMARRKDKSSAKVPTIDCVPTGSATQTGMRHSNKVLLP; from the exons ATGGACCCAGAAGCAACTGCTGTCTTTTTGGATTATTTCTATGCTACAAGCCAAAATCCTGATATTGAGGAGAACCACTCCCGTGTTGCTTACACATCTGTCTTCCTTCCCATCTTCTACGCAGTTGTGTTCCTGACGGGAGTGTTGGGGAACCTAGTCCTCATGAGTGCATTGCATTTCAAACGGGGCAGCCGAAGACTGATCGACATCTTCATCATCAACCTGGCTGTGTCTGACTTCATTTTCCTTGTCACGTTGCCTCTCTGGGTGGATAAAGAAGCATCTTTAGGACTGTGGAGGACAGGCTCTTTCCTGTGCAAAGGCAGCTCCTACATGATCTCAGTCAACATGCACTGCAATGTCTTCTTGCTCACCTGCATGAGTGTTGACCGCTACCTGGCCATCATGCGCCCAGCCGTATCCAGGAAATTCAGGAGGAGAGACTGTGCATATGGAGTCTGTGCCAGTGTCTGGTTTATCTCCTGCCTTTTGGGTTTGCCTACTCTTCTCTCCAGGGAGCTCACCCTGATTGATGATAAGCCATACTGTGCAGAGAGGAGCGCTACTCCAATCAAACTGACTTGGGCCCTGGTGGCCTTAATTTTTACCTTCTTTGTCCCTTTGGTGAGCATTGTGACATGCTATTGTTGCATCACAAGGAAGCTGTATGCCCATTACCAACAGTCGGGAAAACATAACAAAAAGCTGAGGAAATCCATAAAGATCATCTTTATTGTCGTGGCAGCCTTTGTCTTCTCCTGGCTGCCCTTCAATACTTTCAAGCTCCTGGCCATTGTCTCTGGGTTGCAGCAGGAAGTCtacttttcctcatcttttatcCAGCTAGGCATGGAG TCACAGATTTCTTGTAATATTCCTATggcaagaagaaaagataaatccAGTGCCAAAGTTCCCACTATAGACTGTGTGCCTACGGGCTCTGCCACCCAAACTGGTATGAGACACT ctaaTAAAGTGCTACTGCCCTGA
- the GPR15 gene encoding G-protein coupled receptor 15 isoform X2 — MDPEATAVFLDYFYATSQNPDIEENHSRVAYTSVFLPIFYAVVFLTGVLGNLVLMSALHFKRGSRRLIDIFIINLAVSDFIFLVTLPLWVDKEASLGLWRTGSFLCKGSSYMISVNMHCNVFLLTCMSVDRYLAIMRPAVSRKFRRRDCAYGVCASVWFISCLLGLPTLLSRELTLIDDKPYCAERSATPIKLTWALVALIFTFFVPLVSIVTCYCCITRKLYAHYQQSGKHNKKLRKSIKIIFIVVAAFVFSWLPFNTFKLLAIVSGLQQEVYFSSSFIQLGMELHPPGYLALLVPLPEEL, encoded by the exons ATGGACCCAGAAGCAACTGCTGTCTTTTTGGATTATTTCTATGCTACAAGCCAAAATCCTGATATTGAGGAGAACCACTCCCGTGTTGCTTACACATCTGTCTTCCTTCCCATCTTCTACGCAGTTGTGTTCCTGACGGGAGTGTTGGGGAACCTAGTCCTCATGAGTGCATTGCATTTCAAACGGGGCAGCCGAAGACTGATCGACATCTTCATCATCAACCTGGCTGTGTCTGACTTCATTTTCCTTGTCACGTTGCCTCTCTGGGTGGATAAAGAAGCATCTTTAGGACTGTGGAGGACAGGCTCTTTCCTGTGCAAAGGCAGCTCCTACATGATCTCAGTCAACATGCACTGCAATGTCTTCTTGCTCACCTGCATGAGTGTTGACCGCTACCTGGCCATCATGCGCCCAGCCGTATCCAGGAAATTCAGGAGGAGAGACTGTGCATATGGAGTCTGTGCCAGTGTCTGGTTTATCTCCTGCCTTTTGGGTTTGCCTACTCTTCTCTCCAGGGAGCTCACCCTGATTGATGATAAGCCATACTGTGCAGAGAGGAGCGCTACTCCAATCAAACTGACTTGGGCCCTGGTGGCCTTAATTTTTACCTTCTTTGTCCCTTTGGTGAGCATTGTGACATGCTATTGTTGCATCACAAGGAAGCTGTATGCCCATTACCAACAGTCGGGAAAACATAACAAAAAGCTGAGGAAATCCATAAAGATCATCTTTATTGTCGTGGCAGCCTTTGTCTTCTCCTGGCTGCCCTTCAATACTTTCAAGCTCCTGGCCATTGTCTCTGGGTTGCAGCAGGAAGTCtacttttcctcatcttttatcCAGCTAGGCATGGAG TTACATCCGCCGGGCTATCTTGCACTGCTTGTTCCCTTGCCTGAAGAACTATGA